Part of the Armatimonadota bacterium genome, GTCGATGGCCGTGGGCTCCGAGGGTTTCGGCACCGAGTACCGGTACCGCAACCCGGCCACCGGGCAGCTGGACGGCGCGGTGCTGCCGGTCGACCTGGCGGCCAACGCGGCCAGCCTGGGCGCGCGCGCCATTCGGGTCGCGACCCGGGAGGCCCTGGCGGATGCGTTGGAGGAAGCCCGGCGCGAAGTGCGCCCGACCGTGATCGTGGTCGAGGTGGAGCTGGACGACCGGCTCCCCGCGTACGACGCCTGGTGGGACGTGCCCGTAGCGGAGGTCTCCTCCTCGGCGCGTGTCCGGGAGGCGCGGGCCGCCTACGAGGAGGGGCGCCGCCGGGAGCGGTTCTTCCTGTAGGCCGACGCGCGCGGCAGCACCTCGCCGTCGACCACCCGGCCGCCGGCGAGCAGCGTGTCGATCTCCCAGGGCCGTGGCATGGCCGTGCTGCACGACAGCCGCGCGGCCACGATGGCGCCCGCAGCGTTGGCGCGGGATACGGCCTGGTGGGGGGCCAGGCCCGCCAGCAGCGCCGCGCCAAACGCCGCAGCGAAGGCGTCGCCTGCGCCCAGCCCGTTCACCACGGGGACCGGAAGCCCGGGCACGTCCACGCGCCCGGTGCGCTCGATGACGGCCGCGCCCTCCGGGCCGCGCTTGAGGACGACCAGGCGTGGCCCCAGCGCCAGCGCCTCATCGGGGTCCAACCGCGCCGCGGCGAACTCGCCGGTGCTGCCGAGGACGATCGTCGCCCGGCTGGCCGCCTCCCGGATCTGCGCGGCGTAGTCACCAGGGTCGTCCCACAGTTGGTCGCGCCAGTCGAGGTCGAGGACCGTCGCCGGCAGGAGTCCCGCACCGGCGGCGGGCCGCGATGCCAGCGCCGCGAAGGTCGTGCTGCGGCTGGGCTCCCGGGCGAAGCCCGTCCCGCTCACGTAGAGCACCGGCGCGACGGCCACCACGTCCAGCGGCAGATCCTCGGGCCGCAGCTCCCAGTCGGGGCAGGTCGGCGTGCGGTAGAAGGTGATGGGAAACCGGTCGGGGGGCCAGGCCTCGCAGAACGCGAGGGCCGTGCGCAGCGTGGGA contains:
- a CDS encoding PfkB family carbohydrate kinase — protein: MTPLAPQAFVLGRVGADLYPLQLNTPLEAVRTFERFVGGFAGNVATGLARLGVRVAILSAVGDDGHGRFIRTFLAAEGVDVRWLRVHPTLRTALAFCEAWPPDRFPITFYRTPTCPDWELRPEDLPLDVVAVAPVLYVSGTGFAREPSRSTTFAALASRPAAGAGLLPATVLDLDWRDQLWDDPGDYAAQIREAASRATIVLGSTGEFAAARLDPDEALALGPRLVVLKRGPEGAAVIERTGRVDVPGLPVPVVNGLGAGDAFAAAFGAALLAGLAPHQAVSRANAAGAIVAARLSCSTAMPRPWEIDTLLAGGRVVDGEVLPRASAYRKNRSRRRPSS